GCGGCCACCGTGATGACGAAGATTGCGATGATCTGGCCCACGGTCTGAGCGGGCGTCAGGTACGCCGTGAAGGCGATGAGGTTGACGTTGACAGCGTTCAGCATCAGCTCGATGGACATGAGCACCAGCACCGCATTCCGCCGCGCCAGCACCCCGTACAGCCCGATGCTGAACATGGCCGCGCTGACGGCCAGGACGGCCTCTAACGGGATCATTCTTCCTTCTCTCCCGGTCGCGCGATGATGATCGCGCCCATCAGGGCGATGAGCAACACCAGCGACGCGATCTCAAAGGGGAGGGCCCACTGCGTGAACAGGCTCTCCCCCAGGACGGCAAGCTCCGGCGCGGGCCCGGGCGCTTTCGTCACCCACCGGGCACCCAGCAGAATCGCGGCGAAGGCGGCGAAGACCAGAGCGGCGGCCAGTAACGCCAGCGGCCACTGGGGGTTGTCCAGCTTCTGCGGCGCATCAGGGCGACGCGTGAGCATGACGGCAAAGAACAGGACGATGATGACAGCGCCCCCGTACACAAGCACCTGGACGATAGCCAAGAACGGGGCGTAGAGGACCACGAACAGTCCCGCGGCGGCCAGGAGGGCCACCAGCAGGGCGACGGCGCTGTAAATGACGCTGCGCGCCGCCACGACTCCCACAGCCGCGGCCAGCATGACGGCGCTGATTCCGTAGAAAAGCAGTTGAAGCGGGGTCACTTGCTCTGCGCTTCTCCCTTCGCTTCTGGCTTTGCTTCCGTGGCGGCGTTGGCCGGGGCCGCCCCTGCTCCCACAGCCTGCGGCGGCTTGTAGCCGGGCCGCTCCCAGGGCGGAGAGCCCGTGCTCGGCTCTATCCCCCTGGCGCGCATCCGTGTGACGTACTCGGTGCCCCACTTGTGGAGCGTAGCAATGTCTATCATCAGTCCGCCGCGCGTCGCCGTGCCGCGCTCGTGCTGGTCCGTCATAACAATGGCGTCGAAGTTGCACACCTCCACGCATAGCCCGCAGACGATGCAGTTGGCGATGTCCAGCTTGTAGTGGTCCACAATCTTGCGCCGGGGACTCTTTCCCTCCTTGAAGAGGGGGTTGTCCTTCATGCCGACCGTGATGCACTCGGTGGGGCATATGCGGGCGCACGCCAGGCAGCCCGTGCACGCCGACTCATTGACCTTGTCGTCCCAGATCAGGCCGGGAAAGCCCATGTACCGCGGCTGGAGCAGCAGGTGCTGCCGCGGGTACTGCGTCGTCACCGGACGGCGCAGGGTCGTCTTCAGGGTCGTGAGGAGCGCCTTCAGCGTGCCGATCACCGCACGAACTCCTCGCGCGGCACCAGGCGGATGCGGCTCTGGGCCGCCGCCGCGCGCCGACGCCGCGCCAGGCTGTAGAGCGCGCCCGCCACCAGCGCCAACGAGAGCGCCAGCATGACCACGTCCGGCCAGCCCATGTACCGGTAGAAGGCCGTCAGGAACAGGTTCGCGAAGCCCAGCGGCAGCATCACCTTCCACGCCAGGCTCAAGAGCTGGTCCACGCGCAAACGCGGCATGGCGGAGCGCACCCAGAAAATCAGCATGATGACCAGATAGCACTTGATGAGGAACCAGAGCAGGTTGCCCACCGGCCCCAGCAGAGCGGGAAGCACCGGCCCCTCCCAACCGCCGAGGTACAGGAGGGTCGCCAGGGCCGCCAGCGCGAAGGTGTTGGCGTACTCAGCCAGGAAGAACATGGCCCAGTGCATGCCGCTGTACTCGACCATCGGTCCGCCCATCAACTCCGACTCCGCCGACGGGATATCGAAGGGCGTGCGCCCCAGCTCCGCCAGGCCCGCCATCACGAACAGCAGGAACCCGACGGGCTGCACGACGATGTACGGCGTCACGTTCTGCTTCTGCACGATCTCCCGCAGGTCCAGCGACCCGGCGATCATCACCACCGCCAGGATGGCGAAGACCACCGGCAGCTCGTAGCTGATGAGCTGTGCAGCGGCGCGGGCCGCGCCAAGCAACGCGTACTTGTTGCCGGAGCTCAGTCCCGCCATGACCATCCCGGCTGTGGACAACCCGGACACCGCCACGATAAAGAAGATGCCCAGGTCGAGATTGCGCACCACCAGGTCGCGGGTAAAGGGGATGGTGACCCAGATAACGAAGGCCGGGACGAACACCACCAGGGGCGCCATCCAGAACAGCACCCTGTCCGCCTTCGCGGGCATCAGGTCTTCTTTCACCAGGAGCTTGAGCGCGTCCGCGATGGGCTGGAGCAGACCCCACGGGCCGGTCAGCATGGGCCCGACGCGCTGCTGGATGCGCGCCAGCACCTTGCGCTCCAGATAGGTGAGCGCGAGCACCGTGACGGTCAGGAACAGCAGCATCGCCACCAGGCGAAGCACAATGTCCGGCAGGGTGTCCAGAGTCATGCGTCCTGTCCTATTCCGCTTTCACGGCTACCGGTCCACATCGCCCAGCACGATGTCAATGGACGCCAGGATGACGACGGCGTCGGCTATGTACGCGTTGCGCATCATAATCGGAAGGCCCATCAAGTTGACGAACGACGGCCCCCGTATTTTCAGTCGGTAGGGCCTGTCTTTGCCGTCGCTGATCAGGTACACGCCGAACTC
The DNA window shown above is from Dehalococcoidia bacterium and carries:
- the nuoK gene encoding NADH-quinone oxidoreductase subunit NuoK codes for the protein MIPLEAVLAVSAAMFSIGLYGVLARRNAVLVLMSIELMLNAVNVNLIAFTAYLTPAQTVGQIIAIFVITVAAAEAGLALAIILRLYRNRGTVNVDEVDLMKW
- a CDS encoding NADH-quinone oxidoreductase subunit J; protein product: MTPLQLLFYGISAVMLAAAVGVVAARSVIYSAVALLVALLAAAGLFVVLYAPFLAIVQVLVYGGAVIIVLFFAVMLTRRPDAPQKLDNPQWPLALLAAALVFAAFAAILLGARWVTKAPGPAPELAVLGESLFTQWALPFEIASLVLLIALMGAIIIARPGEKEE
- a CDS encoding 4Fe-4S binding protein, whose amino-acid sequence is MIGTLKALLTTLKTTLRRPVTTQYPRQHLLLQPRYMGFPGLIWDDKVNESACTGCLACARICPTECITVGMKDNPLFKEGKSPRRKIVDHYKLDIANCIVCGLCVEVCNFDAIVMTDQHERGTATRGGLMIDIATLHKWGTEYVTRMRARGIEPSTGSPPWERPGYKPPQAVGAGAAPANAATEAKPEAKGEAQSK
- the nuoH gene encoding NADH-quinone oxidoreductase subunit NuoH: MTLDTLPDIVLRLVAMLLFLTVTVLALTYLERKVLARIQQRVGPMLTGPWGLLQPIADALKLLVKEDLMPAKADRVLFWMAPLVVFVPAFVIWVTIPFTRDLVVRNLDLGIFFIVAVSGLSTAGMVMAGLSSGNKYALLGAARAAAQLISYELPVVFAILAVVMIAGSLDLREIVQKQNVTPYIVVQPVGFLLFVMAGLAELGRTPFDIPSAESELMGGPMVEYSGMHWAMFFLAEYANTFALAALATLLYLGGWEGPVLPALLGPVGNLLWFLIKCYLVIMLIFWVRSAMPRLRVDQLLSLAWKVMLPLGFANLFLTAFYRYMGWPDVVMLALSLALVAGALYSLARRRRAAAAQSRIRLVPREEFVR